One region of Fragaria vesca subsp. vesca linkage group LG4, FraVesHawaii_1.0, whole genome shotgun sequence genomic DNA includes:
- the LOC101315329 gene encoding proteasome assembly chaperone 4-like: MASGDSDLGALTQALSASHMSKEKQPSYSNGDADAGGVQVTCFTEVVHDSTTLHFQIIRLPKQIYAWIGCNSGKLGHLYAAAPTRPSTVSVTSIVGGSSDNTGSGIARRLVSRTGLNIILACNIPKNNPMVELDAEKLLVQKLLSLGYIRPKSQGL; the protein is encoded by the exons ATGGCTAGCGGAGACTCGGACCTGGGTGCTCTAACCCAAGCTTTAAGCGCTTCCCATATGTCCAAAGAGAAGCAACCCAGCTACAGCAACGGAGACGCCGACGCTGGTGGCGTGCAAGTCACGTGCTTCACTGAGGTCGTCCATGATTCCACTACCCTCCACTTCCAAATCATCCGCCTTCCAAAGCAG ATATATGCATGGATTGGTTGCAACTCTGGAAAATTGGGGCATTTGTATGCAGCAGCACCCACTCGACCT AGTACCGTGAGTGTTACATCCATAGTTGGTGGGAGTTCTGATAATACAGGGTCGGGCATTGCTCGGAGATTGG TGTCGAGGACTGGACTAAACATAATTCTGGCTTGCAACATTCCTAAGAATAATCCCATGGTTGAG TTGGATGCTGAAAAATTGTTGGTTCAGAAGCTTCTCAGTCTTGGATACATAAGGCCAAAATCACAAGGATTGTAA